From Triticum urartu cultivar G1812 chromosome 2, Tu2.1, whole genome shotgun sequence, a single genomic window includes:
- the LOC125539830 gene encoding wall-associated receptor kinase 5-like: protein MFQPNNMQMLLQLGLGFVLLAAQYAPGIAAPSSQCRRQCGNVEIPYPFGIDPGCSLTQAFDLSCEVQDGIPKPFSGDFEVLDISLAQGTARVLNYILGYCYNTSTGSMEYFGLSWGFSGDPSSPYRLSDTQNRFTVIGCSALALISDYDGTGYQGLGVATCRNLSDLVDGSCSGMGCSQTTIPKRMYYYNTTFSPSVDTSQIWEFNRCSYAVLMEAAAFEFNTTYVSTNKFNDTYNGRVPMILDWAIRDVKSCDAAKQNTTGTYACLSANSKCVDSTNDQGYTCNCTNGYEGNPYLQDGCKDVNECNRNPCPSDGFCRNIVGKYRCSCRLGKKYVTESNTCNPNIGFIIGVTMGLFGLMVIVMITIFWGQMIIQKRKLNKVKQEYFRKHGGMLLFDKMKSEKGLAFNVFSEAELIHATDNFNSGRIIGKGGHGTVYKGIIKNMPVAIKRCAVVDERQKKEFGQEMLILSQINHKNVVKLLGCCLEVEVPILVYEFVLNGTLFELIHGKNQALEISFNTLLRIAHEAAEGLSFLHSYASPPIIHGDVKSSNILLDDNYMAKVSDFGASILAPSDKEQFVTMVQGTCGYLDPEYMQTCQLTDKSDVYSFGVILLEILTGQLPLKLEGSEKQRSLSLIFLSAMKENNLEAVLVNHVKGQESMELLRGIADLAKRCLDMCGNNRPSMKEVADELNRLRKLSLHPWVQLGVETGVENLLGGDTTSGYEIELSGYPMGESENQPINPRSSYYAR from the exons ATGTTTCAG CCCAACAATATGCAAATGCTCTTGCAGCTTGGCCTTGGTTTCGTATTGCTTGCAGCACAGTATGCACCTGGAATTGCAGCTCCTAGCTCACAGTGCCGGCGACAGTGTGGAAATGTTGAGATACCATACCCATTTGGTATCGATCCAGGCTGCTCGCTCACACAAGCCTTCGACCTCAGCTGTGAGGTCCAAGATGGCATCCCAAAGCCATTCAGTGGCGACTTTGAGGTGCTCGACATTTCTTTGGCTCAAGGCACAGCCCGGGTGCTGAATTACATCTTGGGCTACTGCTATAACACCTCCACCGGGAGCATGGAGTATTTTGGCCTGTCCTGGGGGTTCAGTGGAGATCCTTCTTCTCCCTACCGGCTCTCCGACACCCAGAACAGGTTCACGGTCATCGGGTGCAGCGCCCTCGCCTTGATATCCGACTACGATGGCACGGGCTACCAGGGCTTGGGCGTCGCAACATGCCGCAATTTGTCAGACTTGGTGGACGGATCCTGCTCAGGTATGGGCTGCTCCCAGACCACAATACCAAAGAGGATGTATTACTACAACACAACTTTCTCGCCATCAGTTGACACAAGTCAAATCTGGGAGTTCAACCGCTGCAGCTATGCGGTACTAATGGAGGCAGCAGCATTTGAGTTCAACACTACGTACGTGAGCACAAACAAATTCAATGACACATATAACGGACGGGTGCCTATGATTCTTGACTGGGCTATAAGAGATGTGAAGTCATGTGATGCTGCAAAACAGAATACAACCGGTACTTACGCATGCCTCAGCGCCAACAGCAAGTGTGTGGATTCCACCAATGACCAAGGGTACACCTGCAATTGCACCAATGGTTATGAAGGCAACCCTTATCTTCAAGACGGATGCAAAG ATGTTAATGAATGCAACCGCAATCCATGCCCTTCAGATGGCTTTTGTCGCAATATTGTTGGAAAATACCGTTGTTCTTGTCGACTTGGCAAAAAATATGTCACTGAAAGCAATACATGCAACCCTAATATCGGCTTCATAATAG GAGTTACAATGGGATTATTTGGTTTGATGGTTATCGTCATGATCACTATCTTCTGGGGACAAATGATAATTCAAAAGAGGAAACTGAATAAAGTTAAGCAGGAGTATTTCCGTAAGCATGGAGGCATGCTTTTGTTTGATAAGATGAAATCGGAGAAAGGTCTGGCTTTCAATGTATTTTCAGAAGCAGAACTCATACATGCCACCGACAACTTCAACAGTGGCAGAATAATTGGAAAAGGAGGCCATGGGACGGTTTATAAAGGTATAATAAAGAACATGCCGGTTGCAATTAAAAGATGTGCAGTAGTTGACGAGAGACAGAAGAAGGAATTTGGCCAGGAGATGCTCATTTTGTCCCAAATCAATCACAAGAACGTTGTCAAACTCTTGGGTTGTTGCCTTGAGGTGGAAGTTCCAATTCTAGTATATGAGTTTGTCCTAAATGGTACACTATTTGAGCTTATCCATGGCAAGAACCAAGCATTGGAAATATCTTTCAACACTCTCTTAAGGATTGCTCATGAAGCAGCTGAAGGACTCAGCTTCTTGCATTCGTATGCATCTCCCCCAATAATTCATGGTGATGTGAAAAGTTCCAACATCCTGCTTGATGATAACTACATGGCAAAAGTGTCAGACTTCGGAGCCTCCATACTAGCGCCATCTGACAAAGAGCAATTTGTCACAATGGTTCAAGGTACTTGCGGTTACCTTGATCCCGAATATATGCAAACATGCCAGTTAACAGACAAAAGCGATGTGTACAGTTTTGGAGTTATTCTTCTAGAGATTCTCACAGGCCAGCTGCCACTGAAGCTCGAGGGGTCTGAGAAGCAAAGAAGCTTATCATTGATTTTCTTGTCTGCAATGAAGGAGAATAATCTAGAAGCTGTGTTGGTGAACCACGTGAAAGGCCAAGAGAgcatggagttgttgagaggaattGCAGACCTGGCTAAGAGATGCCTAGACATGTGTGGCAACAACAGACCCTCCATGAAAGAGGTCGCCGATGAACTCAACAGATTGAGGAAACTTTCACTGCATCCCTGGGTACAGCTCGGCGTCGAGACAGGAGTAGAAAACCTTCTTGGAGGAGATACTACTAGTGGGTATGAAATAGAATTAAGTGGTTACCCTATGGGCGAGAGTGAGAACCAGCCCATAAACCCTAGAAGTTCCTATTATGCAAGGTGA